The nucleotide window ATTGCCTTCTCCCGAATCACTTGTACTTCGTGGGACAGACATTCTTCTATCAGATTCAGCCACTCATCTggaaaattaacaatttgcttttttttaaatatatgtatttatattagatgTTTTAGCGCGTTAAACGAATAATCTATTTTGCATTGGTGTGGAAATTAGTTTTGACGCttgaaatttcatttattttgttcgatttattaaatgtattacggtttgtaaacaaaattcgACGTAACATGTACGTAGTCAAATGGCGACGGTAttcaagatttaaaaaaatgatactattagttaaataaaaatacaaatgttagACTGTGCTTAATATCATTATGTTCTTACTGCTAAAAAACCTtacatgataaataataaaactaattcgTCGTAGTAGTTGTATTAAGGCTTGTGCGTCCTGAGTATGTATGTGACAATGTAACTACGTACTACAATACTTTAATCAACTTTGCACTTGATTTGGCGATAAGGACACTTGACGAGGTGCTTAGTTTACTTATGTGTGTAGTAAAAAACACGTTTTTTCTGATACGACATTAAAACAGCTTTAACTTAAGGACAACCTGATAAGTCATGAaagactaaatttatttaaaacttagaatatcaaaataactttaatgcttatttaaaattcattatacGTTATAAAGGAAAAGGCGTCTATTAGAACACGGTAACACTAAATAACGGAAATACCATATCGAGACAATagacttaaatttttaaatttataaaaaaaatgatgtgtAAACAAAAAAGTGATATTCCAGgcaactattattttaataaaaacttctaaaaaACAACAAAGGCCCTTTAAAGACTTATTTGCTCTGTATTGGACCGTAACagtcaattatttatacgCACTCACCGATAGTATCGAGCTCGTACATCGGCGCATGCGCAAGACAAAGCTTAGAGATGCAATGGCAACACGCCTGTCGCATCAATTCCCCGCCCAATCCTCGGAACTGCTGTCGAGAAAACAAACGCCCAACCAGGGACCGAATACACGTTATCACTTCCTCAGGAACTAATGAATCCGCTTTAGAACCTGCATagaaaaatcagttttatcattttaatttaattaattttaacccGTTAGTCCTCCTACAACTTATCTGCTCATAGTAAGAAGACTGATTGCACGATGCGCtcttggaaaaaaaaaatttttttttttattaatttgcagtttgctattttaatgagtattttatgtacataattcGTTAAACACTGTTGTGGTTGAGTGTATTCTCGTTCTCGTGTTTTTTGTGTATCGTCTGActgaatgtattaaataaaaattatgatttactAAACATGAAccacattttattaaacagcAACTAACCGTTAGGTAACTTAGTTTGGGATAGTGCGTAGATAACTTCTCCTATAGCGAGTATGGCACCATGACGTAAGTTCAAATCCATCGACTCTGTCTTTTGTACTAGCTTGGGTAAAACTATGGTGGCCATGTAATCTGGAATctgtaatcaatattttatttaaataagatttaaagtCATAAGTCACTCGCATACTCAGAGGAAGATcactataaacaaaatttgtttgtaatagaGGTTAGAAGACTAAGCAAAGGCTCATTTAGCTCATaaagtaatacaaatttacgcgtataaataataaattaattgattgtGTCGTGTTTTAGTAGAATTTATGTGGTAAAAGCACAGGCTTAGCCTAGTAGTTAGTTTATAGCAGAACAATTCATTAGTAAGCTTAGTAGTAAACTGCGCAATTCTTCCCGAAATAGTAAGGATATCTGAAACAAGACTCATCACGAAGTATGACTCCCATTGTAATATGCAATACTTTTTTGACGTACAAAAATTAGACTTGGCACTAAGTATCTTTTCTGTTTGCttaaacagtttaaataaattttagttacaaaaatgccagaaaaatctatttagtCCAAAGCAATGTATAATTACAAGGCATGATTAATCTTAGGATAAAATTTTTAGAATTACTAACATCagacatttttgtttatccaattaaggaaattattacgtattaataaataaattataactaaataaacctaaataaaaaaaactatgtaagCCTAACTTATATCTAATGTCACAAGTGTCAAAAAGAGacgaaagaaaaatattttgaaattaaaaaaataaaaataatttagtatgaaGGTCTTATGCACTTTTGAAAAGTAATGGAGGTTTAAATTGAATGTGTATTTTCTTTGGTAATCGTTTGTGATTGAGTCCCTTTACCTCTACAGATGAGATGTGGACACAATGCGTATGTTTCAACGACAATTTTTGGCCCTATCAACTCGTAACGATTATTGTTGCGCCGGGTTTTGATGAGAGCTAGCTAGCTGACTATGCGTTTACTACTAAGGTGGTATAAAAGTTGACAAATACATATGTGTCAAatgagaaatattataaaaacatataagaaCTATAAAATGGCTAAAAGctgaataactttattaaaaaaaactcttacTGTAATGTAGAATCGTTCAATGACAGacaattagtttaaatattaaaattaagaacaGTTATTTTGAgggtatttacaaaaaatctcATTTTTTCTCAATGTTTTTCCAACGACCACAACACAAAAATTAACACTTTTTACACTCACCTTATCGGTAAGTTTATTCAGAGCTTTAGCGGCCAACTCCCTAACAGCGAAGTCCCAATGTCCCACCTTAAGGTCCACCAGGTGGTCAATTAGGGGCTGTGTGTACTCGGGAAAGGCAGCAACTTGAGGGGCCACGATTAAGTAGGCGTTACTCCTTGGACCAACTGAGTGGAAGTCCGCTGTAGTGAGTACAGATATCCCGTGAGGGAACATACCATGACGGCCTACGTTCTCTTGGTAGGCAGCTGCGGCTGCGCGACGGCAGTTTATCTATGAAATATGGTTGCCATTGTAACATATTCttcttctttaatatattagatatttataggttttagacacacataatattttacgaaTTCAGATTATAACGaagtatttgttataaatttgtttattttagacaaAAAACACAGGCAAggccttttaagtaaatacaaattacatctgccaattataatttttgttgtttctGTATCTTAGCCTGAacgttttgtataaaaacaaatacctCTCTATCAAAGCAAGCAGTGGCAATTAGTGCATTAGCCAAGGCCACTGCGTGTGGGGCCAACGCCTGCGCATCGTATGCCCTTGCGAAGGCCCAGGCAGCGTGACACGCCGAGTCACGCGCCGCGCGAGCGCCCACCGCACGCACTTCGTCACGTGACAGAGCACGCACTGCACAACGTACACCCTCGCACAGTTGGGTCGGCGATAAGAGCCCTCGTCGTGCtgaaacgtttttttttattgagacTTCGTTCTTGTCATCATTAATACCATAAAGTCTAGAGGCGTTTTCGTTTACCGTCTAcaaattagttatatttaaatattctatgatGTTTCTATTCGATCatggtaaatatatatatatatgtcttgatcttgtatatatatatatatataattggaatctcggaatcggctccaacgattttcataaaatttagtatacggagggtttcgggggctataaatcgatttagctaagaatcatttctagaaaatgtcatattattcgtgttttataaacttaaacatagaattgctcgtttaaagatgtcagtcaaataaaaacttaaatatgaatatagtaATCTTTactcgataattatattcatatttcataattttattagtatgtaattcgtacttaaataaaatttcataaaaacacgatttataaaaaaaaataccgagctaagctcggtcatccaggtcctgtcaattatatttacaaagaacgttaataaattaaaaaggaaataaatgtAAGAGTTAGAATCCTTACCTAATTCAGCAAGCGCCATACATCCGCCATGCCATGCGGTGTCCCTTTCGTGTTCCGCGAACAAAGTAAGGACACTTTCACACACGTCAGCCGCAGCTAAGGCGGGTAGACGCGCCCCAATACGGCCTACGCCCTTCGCGGCTGACCACCGCACTACTGTGTCATCATCACGCAGGGAACACAGGAGAAGTTCCACAACATCTTCGACctgaagtttatttttgttaaagtcATAATAATCTTTTTGCCTAAAACTTTCTTAGTAGCCCCTTCGTACAACATAACGAACAAAAATCTATAGTACCATGAAGACGGAAATAAccaaaagaaattaacaaaaagtaATGTATTCTTATCTTTCTACAAACATATCTCTTTTTTCTTACTTGTATATAGTTGAgtaattgttgttttaatttattaatattattttataaaaatgtcccaaacaattattaaaaacaaacctCTTGTGGTATATCCTGATCATCTTCGTCGGGTGGTGAAGTGATAGGCTCTGTGTCTCCAGCAGCTGCAACACCACCTAAGGTCATCGCCAGTGAACGAGATCCACGAGTATACCTCCACGCAGCGACACGGGGACGAAGAAAAGTTAAGCctgaaaatattgtaacaaacTGTCTTTCTTTTCGTTTTGCTGATTGATTTTAGTTATCTTATCGGTCAGAACAAAATCTTTTGGCTTTTtgcattttaattcatattttgcaTGCATTACAGGATCAGTTACAACTAAGTATTATGACAGTAAGTACATACACTTCGCCTATTTTATTGATCTTTTACACGGCAAGTGATGAATAAGTTTCAATTATTCAGAAACTACTATATTGTATCAAAcatcacaaaatacataaaaattatacataccaATTCTCTGTACGATTTTTACGCCATACTTTCGCACGAGCATAGCTTTATGGTTCTTATAGTTTTGCTTTGTGACCCATTCAAGAAGTTTGGATGCAAATGGAAGCAAATCATCCCGTTTTCCATGTTTCAACACAGCTGCCACAGCAGCTAAAACTCCATAGTGGATGGTGTCCTCCTCTTGAATATTGGAATGTATATCACAGGCCCAATTGAAAAATGGACTCATGTATAATTCCTTAACATCAGACCTAGTACAAAACAAAAGATTCAGGGtctactataatttttttaaataggaaaTCAAAGAGCTACTTCTTGgtaaacttttgttttaaagagaCATAGAAAAGGACTAAACTTAAACTGAAAAATCtagataatacaaaattggaaaaaaaaattttttttttcatgcaACTAACAATAGTACAGCAACAACCAGTTTCATGTAATATTTCCATGGTTACATTCTTGGGAATATTGCACCAAGAAAAATTAGACAGTACAGGTAAGCTTATAGGACAAATTAATGAGTCCTAGTAAATAAGGGAAggataaaagtaaataaggGCAAAAATGTCAAAAGCTAACATTGTTTGTTTAAGTTCATTTATTGGagatagttaaaataataaaataatttttaccttATCAGGAATTTTGAAGCCAAGTATGCACTAGCTTCGGCACAAGTATCCTTACTTAAAGCATAAGTTTTgcagatattaaatattctttccattactgttaatttttttgaagaaCTTGCACCTAAAATTAATCCGTTAACAGTTTAATTACcctattgtattaaaaaagaaaaacctgCATGTGACTATAAACATTGTGTATAAAAGATTGACACTGTATTGATATGCacataaatgtaatgtatggAGATAGAAATAACATATACTTTTAAAGTTGCACCCTCTGCAAATTGTCTTTTGAGATATTAAGACTTTCATAGTTAACAGAAAGGTAGAATAATATAAGATTGATTAGTCtgaattactattttaataaagtttcatttcaagaTCTTTTAGTTTGaacaaaatagataaaaaaggaACCTTTAATACACACCAGGTTGTTCTGGAGCAAACCCGTCTAAGCGGCTCATGTGGAAAGGAATGATGACAACAATTGAAAGCCATAGTAATAACACAAATCTGCTTCTCCATGTTTCTTTATCATTTGGATTTTGAGCTTCAAGGAATGTTAGTATAGTCAGCAGATCTGTTAcctgaaaattgtattaacataaagaagattaaatttgtattacttaatttactaACTATTAgcattttatcatattttataatatagttatgcTTATGCATCTTTCATTCATCATATCATCTTCTCGTTTATAAACAATCTTTGAACAAAAACTACAACAGATTACACACCTCATGTGGGAGATGTCTTACAACCACTTTATACCCCCGTACtcttattatttgatacatgtAATTGAAAGTTGCATGCTTTAATTCAGGTAAAGAACTTTTATCCTTAATAATAGTCATGAACTTCGCTAATATCTTGTCTAAATGGGGATCCAGGAGGTGCCGCTGCTCATAATACtgtttaagaatattgtagaGTTTATCGTACTCTCCCTCGAATATTGCAGGAGtctcatatatatttttcacattGTCTATCATGTTTAGTACATCATCAACCTCTGAAAAGTGCTCTAAGGCACATCCTAGACCAATATTGTCACAGTCTTCGTCTCTATTCATATCAGCGTCGAGCCCAACCATTGTGGAGTATGTGTTATTGTTCTGAGATATATTTGAAACTTAACGTTTTGCGTGAAGTTATATGAGTTTTGGGTTCTAGCTGTTAAAGATAATTCTTATGAGCTTTTTTTCAACCTCAAAATTACTAACGTTCACTCATcagaaaaagaaaagtaaaaacaacaacaaatcaACTGtcatgaagttttttttttatcttaagcCGCAGATTAAAAAATGGATAATTGACACTTAAGTTTGATGGTTAAAAATGATAGACCAACACTAAataacactaaaaataaaaattaagcacTAGAAGTAGTTGGTAAGTTATCCATCTAAAGTAGATGGATAACTTACCAACTTACGTATAGATTACAccgttacaatatttaaatgctttGTTCAAAATATTGATATCGACAAAGAATCTAGTAAACAAGCTACTTTAAGTTTCGAGTCgttcgataaaaaaaataagattttgttaattttcttaatccctataaaaatgaataaaactaatatagcTCAACTAACATATTTCACCCTATATCTATTTttacaagttttaaatttgtatgtcatgtaataataaaaacaaaaatatatgtgcaattcacacgtgATAGaggtgaaaccttcaaaaacaaagtatttataattaatcatatttaaattaaacatttttcactatctaaatgtattaaacttttcattaaaaacagtatattttaatgataatttttaatttataggtttaatataaatctttaatttgacaaaaactaaaacaacgaaagtttcAAATTCGATTAAATGAAAGATGAAGAAGTTTttctatctatctcattttctcccacgttaaatcttatgaatatatgtttctgtctctttttactgtcgctttttccgttgcatccggtttgaaatcacatcgattctaaagaagtttcacttcaacaaattatacaatatgataagtaattttttctgttaaaccggtcaatatattttacaataaaaacaggGGGGCTTAGTCAAGGTGTCTTAACattagtgtatgtagaaagtcgaaaactaaagtTTCGACTTTCTAGTGTCTAGTGTCTACATACATTACTGTTAAGGCTCCTTGACTAAGCTTGGATTCTATGTTttctcataatttaaatatgtattgaaaaaCGGAATTTAATAGGAATGCTTATAAGTCTAAGATTGGgtattatatctatactatatCTATCAAACGTCAGTAGTCATTGTCACAAACGTCAAATTAAACTTGAAAGCAtcattgaaaatatgtatatgtttttaataaaataattaatcaatttattatgatttaaatcaGATTATAAGTACATTATCTCTATTATAacttagaattattaatatgttattatgaataatcGTAAGTTATCACAATAATTTACCAACTTAAGTTatgataatttgatttttaagttCCTATTGTTTTTCAGAAGGCAGAGTTCTTGCAAAACGTAAGGTTAAGCCGGTGGAACCGCAATCCTTGCTGGATTTCGATCTTGGGGAAGGTGAAAGTTCAGATGATTCTGATTTTCGAATAGAAGATCACCCTGAAGACAGCGACGATTATTCCATAAATTCTGACGACGATGGAAGAAGTACCTATCTTTTTTCTCATTTTATTAGTTCGttagagaaaaaaatacaaagtatatatatttttagaaaatggtGCAAACAGTGGTAGCTCAGATGAAGAATCTGGATCTGATATGGAAAATGGATATAAAAATCCAGCACCGAAGTTGGGCGAAGAGGTGTCTGTTACAGATTTGCTTGAAAAAGCTAAGAAAGAATTTAATGTAAGTATATCTTTATAGCTTAGACCATCAAGACTTTGATGTTTGGCACTGTTAGTTTCTATGTTCTACCTAGACATAATGGGTGCTATGTctggttaaataataaatcacattACTAATTCACCTACTTATCAATAAAGTACTCATTGCTGCAATTGTGAAAATAAGGGTTGGCCTTAAGACCATTTATGGAGttatatgaaaacaaataCTAAAAGTTGAAGGGaaattgtattgaaaactACTATTACTAGTGGAGTATATGtacaatgtttttgtatagtttaattattaacactgGTGTATTcagatatataatacaattaaatgaaGGCTCTTTTGAGTGATCTATTCCAGGCAATcactgtttaaatttttaaattttcaattttatatctatttaatatgcTGTATGATGaaattgaatacatttttcagaTTCCTGATTTAGCCAGCATGATGATATGTGCAGGTTGCTTGGGATCAAGAAGTGATGATTTCAATGAAATAGTTGAATGTGATGGCTGTGGTGTTACTGTGCATGAAGGtgataagatattaaaataaataaggtcTATTGTATAGATAATGATACTTCTTTTatggaatatattaaaaataataggacTATTTTTGTCATGAAACTTGAAATAGCtactaagtaaatttaaacagCAAACTTGATATCTATCTTtgatttaataagaaaatgacATGTATgctttatataactttttatttaaagttgtaaataaagtatacatgtcattttaattcttaaaagttttataaggtacttaataataggcttaaaaaaattcataaccTTAAAGCTACTTaggacatatttttttcaatacacATAgacattttatcattttataggTTGCTATGGTGTTTCGGATGTGACAAGTGAATCAAGTACTGTAAGTTCGGCATCAACTGAGCCCTGGTTTTGTGAGGCATGTAAAGCTGGAGTGACCGATCCTAGTTGTGAACTATGCCCAAATAAAGGTTctgatttacttttattattatattttatactgagTTTGATGTGTTTAGTAAAGCTAGTAATACTTCaacattaaactattatttcaGGTGGAATATTCAAAGAAACTGAAGTAGGTGCATGGGTACACTTGGTGTGTGCTCTATATGTTCCTGGAGTAGCATTTTCGGAGgtattatttaatctgtttatatgtttaaaaattagtatCTTAATTCCATGGTTATTTTCAATCTGTTTTGTATGATAAGGAGTAATAgagtaatattgttatatacttataaaaattatacattaatctTTAGTATCTTAGGCTGCTCACCTaagaatttattgcttttgagccgtttaagtattatgtaagcaCTATAGGcttctttgatttttttaattggtgaTTACGTGAACAGTTATTTACTTCTTTAGgcatattacccacacattgtgaGTTTACTTTTGCTGACGATAGTTGGgagataaattgcagtaaatctgctaacgtaatacttgaacagcCCTCTCCTTTTGAGAGTTCAAAACCACTTAAAGTTCtcgtattacattattatatattattatatacgtaaattattttcaggtGGAAAAATTATCTGGGGTGACGCTATTTGAAATGGCATACTCTCGTTGGGGAGCGCGTAGTTGCGCCTTATGTGACGACTCAACGCTCGCTAGGACGGGCGTGTGCGTAGAATGTGATGCCGGACTTTGCAAGACATTCTTTCATGTCACTTGGTAagtgaaactatttttatgaaactaaaTGTTTCGTTTCGAAATGAATCTCAGAAAGatgttatctaaataatgCATTGGAGATTTAGCAACATGTTTTACCTTTGAGGTAAAATAtatgtctttttttttcacattctTGGCATGCACGGTTTCTGCGTCAGCCATGTAAAAAAGTTAGGAAGTgcattattagatttattggATAGGTGATTGGTACggagtaaattaatttgtggCAGCAGTCTTGATGTTTCAAAATggggatatttttttttttgggttttaattgcgtttttaatatcttaaatcagttttatttccatattttATAGCATTCCATGTAAAACGGGTTACCGGATTGCTTAGTGTCTCGATAAGGCCGCCTGATTCACTCATTGTTAAGAtttattactgattttatggttttgtttttattggtaattatattttacaataatttttgtaattaaattatttaattatgatgtcaaatatttaccctaaataaattattgactaaggttaaactatatttacttAACTGGAACAAACTAGGCCTTTTTGACTTCCAATAGCAAACCCGATCCTAATAATGAGTTTGGCGTGTTCCTGGGTTTGCGATATTCGTACAACAACGTACGCATACGAAAACGTCATCGTTGACGCTATTGGAAGTTACAGAGTACGGGTGAATCCTTcgtctaatttttatttatttccttatattttttaccacgtaaataaagtattatgatatttttagcGGTCAACGCGCTGGTTTACTGGCCGAGGCCCATTCAGAAGAAGTGGAACAAGCAGATCCGTTCTACGCACATTGTCGTCTACATTCCGATAAAACGTTGGTTAAGAAGAGAAAGCGCAATTGGCTCGCTTTGCAGTTGAGAACTGAGAAAAGGTATATTATCTagctaaatttattcattgtacagtgtgaaattgtaaattttttaaatattgatatcgAATGAATTGAGTCTAAagatttgatatttatatggTCTTtagttctatattaaaatgaaatatattaatcaatcCAATTGCACAGTTTCAATTTAATAGTACTTATCTGtatcttttcatcacagcgtaaacacaatttgacagaaggAGGCGGAagattaagattaattaataagagttcaaatttatttttctatatataatattatttatctatattcataaattgtagtctttataaaaaaaaataactttcccGATTCGTTTATAGGAGGTTGGAGTTACAACAAAAATTAAGTACTGAGGCTAAATTAAGGATTCAAAGAAAACTTGTTAAGTATAGGAGGAAGTATGCTCAACAAAAGGAGAATAGAAATCCACCCTGGGGTTAGTATAAGGCCTTTACAGTTTATATTCTTCAATTAGCAGCACTTATTAATGGGGCGACTTTTAATCTCTATTATTGTCCATTGTAAGTTATATAAAGCTATGAATATACAACTATAATTCAAAAGCCAAAGTCACTATAGTTTTTGTTAGgtgaaatgtaattaatttacgattattaaattagtgtAGTATTCACGACCATGATTTTTGAActgaaattaaatgtaaacgtAGTACATAGAATGCCTACCAAaggtataaaattttcaaaaattggaAACATACCTGCTGCACCTGGCATTGCAGGTTTTCATAAGCCGCGGTTACTACTTTGTTGAAAGCGTTTCTGTGTTCACTTTGTTCAAATAATATTCAGATTTGGTTTGATTCAACAGCAGCCAAAAAATTGCcccaataatttaattacttaaattattgaaggTCCATAGTACTAATTAATaggtaattataatgttttccaATAATctttatcattaataaacttttccATCGTTTGGTAACTTTCGCGAACGGATAGAGTTTCCATGTAATACTcttgtgttaattaaaatatatgtggtATATTTCAGTACCAACTCAGAAAATGGCTCGTATGTTGTATAGTAGTGCATCCGCCATGAGAAAGTTCAAACGCAAAGCTGAATGTATGGGCATCGATACGCATGCTCTCGAGTTCCAAGATGCGCAGGtatgattttcatttattaatatatttttataaaaatgaggataattaggtttaaatacattttgaatcaataataaaagtgaGGACGATGTGGTACGTTTCGCTTAATTAAAGAACATAATCACATCTTGGACGATGCCAATATTGTCCGATTGATAAAATGAAACATAGGGGGTCATCAGGATCCCAAGGTACAGAGCGCACAACCTGGTGGGAAAAGAAAACCCGGTAGACCAATGCGGTGGAAGGATCTAGATGTTCGAACGGAAAAAGCaacgtacatacccacacttttacaccatcacacaatccaaccaatttaggcttagttaaataaattaaatcacaattagttaaatgtattaaatactttttgtttgtttgtttccttTTCTAAATCATTtctagtaaaatgtatcatgtattccatctttggctaagTAACCAAGTAAGCTAGTAAGCAAGCCAGTCAGTAAGCAAGTCAGTCAATGAGTTGGTCAGTGAGTGACTGAGTGactgagtgagtgagtgagggAGTGAGTGAAATCCCGTAGCAATTTTTAACTCGTGTCTCCAGTTACAATTTC belongs to Pieris rapae chromosome 2, ilPieRapa1.1, whole genome shotgun sequence and includes:
- the LOC110996476 gene encoding tubulin-specific chaperone D; its protein translation is MVGLDADMNRDEDCDNIGLGCALEHFSEVDDVLNMIDNVKNIYETPAIFEGEYDKLYNILKQYYEQRHLLDPHLDKILAKFMTIIKDKSSLPELKHATFNYMYQIIRVRGYKVVVRHLPHEVTDLLTILTFLEAQNPNDKETWRSRFVLLLWLSIVVIIPFHMSRLDGFAPEQPGASSSKKLTVMERIFNICKTYALSKDTCAEASAYLASKFLIRSDVKELYMSPFFNWACDIHSNIQEEDTIHYGVLAAVAAVLKHGKRDDLLPFASKLLEWVTKQNYKNHKAMLVRKYGVKIVQRIGLTFLRPRVAAWRYTRGSRSLAMTLGGVAAAGDTEPITSPPDEDDQDIPQEVEDVVELLLCSLRDDDTVVRWSAAKGVGRIGARLPALAAADVCESVLTLFAEHERDTAWHGGCMALAELARRGLLSPTQLCEGVRCAVRALSRDEVRAVGARAARDSACHAAWAFARAYDAQALAPHAVALANALIATACFDREINCRRAAAAAYQENVGRHGMFPHGISVLTTADFHSVGPRSNAYLIVAPQVAAFPEYTQPLIDHLVDLKVGHWDFAVRELAAKALNKLTDKIPDYMATIVLPKLVQKTESMDLNLRHGAILAIGEVIYALSQTKLPNGSKADSLVPEEVITCIRSLVGRLFSRQQFRGLGGELMRQACCHCISKLCLAHAPMYELDTIDEWLNLIEECLSHEVQVIREKAIEALPLVFQEYLQNDEFVYDGVNTKEKRAQLMKKYCEQLSNTGVNGLLFRMGYARAVGSLPKFALIEHLPLVIRSLIECTKVTESTAKWAEARRDAVVGLTDVCQTLGVVGVEEHVSDVTQALLDCLAEYTIDMRGDVGAWVREASMTGLLSICRQSASDAPHLNSPEVISAVMCGVAQQAVEKIDRTRAHAGRIFTALIYNDPPVANIPQHDALKRIFPFEEVEVKPQRQEEEHNLTSENSNVVLWLFPGHTMPRFVQLLNFPAYRYHVIKGLIVSAGELTESLVKHTTQSLFSYLNSLHEDLDTLKSICDTIIRVFADNLHVKRITGPIFNFLDRLLSSGSLSPILEDKESTFAKDVLKHLQLELRGGKNIYKLLDSINVLCQLIQVGGAVCANSLGMLVIYLCYGERYVRRCAAARLYEALTLYGDVCDLPAENLDQVMSILADTDWEKDVNELRPIRNEICDLMGIKRPVMKAKKP